The Thunnus albacares chromosome 11, fThuAlb1.1, whole genome shotgun sequence genome contains a region encoding:
- the agr1 gene encoding anterior gradient 1 — MLRWVLFAFFFVICAGAGEQKKKKVKPKSFARGWGDDISWVQNYEEGLSKMVKSQKPLMVIHHQANCPYSQALKKAFVADESIQKMAEEDFIMLNVVQETADKNLAPDGYYVPRILFVDPSRTVRADIVGRYSNRLYTYEPGDMAYLATNMKKAKVLWHSEL, encoded by the exons atgctTCGCTGGgtgttgtttgcttttttcttcGTTATCTGTGCCGGTGCCggagaacagaaaaaaaagaaagtgaagcCTAAATCCTTTGCAAGAG GATGGGGTGATGATATTAGTTGGGTCCAAAACTATGAAGAAGGCCTGTCAAAGATGGTCAAGAG TCAGAAGCCTCTGATGGTCATCCATCATCAAGCGAACTGCCCGTACAGTCAAG CACTGAAGAAGGCGTTTGTCGCTGACGAGTCCATCCAAAAAATGGCTGAGGAGGATTTCATCATGCTCAACGTGGTG cAAGAGACTGCAGACAAGAATCTGGCTCCGGATGGCTACTACGTTCCTAGAATCCTCTTTGTTG ATCCATCTAGGACTGTGCGGGCGGACATTGTAGGGAGGTACAGCAACCGCCTCTACACCTACGAGCCCGGTGACATGGCATATT TGGCCACAAACATGAAGAAAGCCAAAGTCCTGTGGCACTCAGAACTCTAA